The sequence ATACGCAGACCGTAAAAATCAATAGCGTTCACCGCATAGGTACCGCCGACGGTCAGGTCGCCGCCGGCCATTTGGCTGCCTGCGGCACGCCCTTGTGCCACTGCATTCGGCCACAGAGCCAAGATTTTCTTACTGCCGTCCAACATATCCACAGACACGGCGCAATCCCCGGCGGCGTAAATATCCGGGTCCGAGGTCTGCATGGTGGCCGGATCGGTGATAATCCCCCGCTCCACTGTCAGGCCCGCCGCCTCAGCCAGTGCCGTGGCCGGGCGCACGCCCACTGCCACCACCAGCAGATCGCAGGGCAGTTCCTTGCCGTTTTGCAGCACCACCCGCTGCACCGTCTTACCGCTGCACTTAGCCCGGGTCACCGTTTGACCCAGGTGGAAGCGCAGACCGTGGTGCTCTAAATGGCGGCGCACCAGCTTGGCGCTCTTTTCATCTAAAATAGAGGGCAATACCCGACCGGACAGCTCCACCACATCTACGCTTTTGCAAATTTTGCTCAAGCCTTCGGCGGCCTTCATACCGATCAGCCCGGCACCGATCACCACGGCGCGGGTGTTCGCACTTGCCAGATCGTGCACAGTCTGGGCATCTGCCGCGGTCAAAAAGCCGCACACATTGCGCTTGCCGCTTACATTCTGCATCGGCGGCACAAAGGGCACGGAGCCGGTGCACAGGCACAGCTTATCATAGCTATACACCTTGCGCCCGCACTTAACGGCCTTTTTCGCCCGATCAATGGCGGTCACCTCTACGTCGGTGACGATCTCTATTTTTTGCTCTTTATAGTAAGCCGGGGTGCGCAAGCGCATTTGACCCCGCCGCACCAGGCCCTTTAAGTAATAACTGATAGACGGACGAGAGTACGGCAGATCCGTCTCCCGAGTCAGCAGGGTAACCGCGCCTGCCGGGTCCGTCTTGCGAATTTGCTCCGCCGCAGCCAGTCCGGCGGCAGAGGCACCGATGATCACATACTTCACTTGGCAGCACCTCCCGCTTCTACCCAAACCAAGGCTCGATTGGGGCAACCCTTGACGCACGCCGGTTCTTCCCCGCCGCACAGGTCGCACTTGTAGGCAATATTGCCGGGCTGAATACACCCGATGGGGCACACCGCCAGGCAGGTCATGCAGCCGATGCATTTGTCCGGGTCTACGGACACAATGCCGGTCTTTTTGTCTTTGTGCATAGCGCCGGTAATGCATGCCTTCACACAGGCCGGGTCATCGCAATGACGGCAGTTCACCGCCACGGAGGCTACACGGTCGCCGTACACCTTTACCCGGCTGATAGGCGCCGGATTCTCATATTTATTGGCTGTCAGCACATCGCCGGAGGCTGAATGTGCCGTTTTGCAATAGACTTCACACAGGTGGCAGTTGACGCAAAGTTCCTCTCGTGCAAATACTTTTTTCATCTCACTGTCCTCCTTATTCCCCGGCGTGCTTAATGCCCAAAATTTGCAATTCCCGATCAGTCAGACCAATACCACGGAGCATCAGTCTGTTGCCGCGCAGGGAGTCAACGGAGTTGATGCCCATGCCGCCCATGATCTCTTTCATCTCATGGTTCCAGGCGGAGAGCAGGTTTTCCACCCGCTGATGAGCGATCTCCGGATTCAGTCGCCGGGTCAGATCCGGACGCTGGGTGGCAATGCCCCAGTTGCACTTACCGGTGTTGCAGGTTTGGCACATATGGCAGCCCATGGCGATTAGCGGCGCAGAGGCGATATACACCGCATCCGCACCCAGAGCAATCGCCTTGATCACATCAGAGGAGCAGCGAAAAGAACCGGCAGCCACCAAAGACACGGTGGAACGAATGCCCTCGTCCCGCAGCCGCTGGTCCGCAGCTGCCAGCGCCAGCTCAATGGGAATACCCACATTGTCGCGTATGCGGGTGGGCGCTGCGCCGGTGCCGCCGCGAAAGCCGTCGATTACCACAATATCCGCACCGGCACGAGCCACGCCGGAGGCGATGGCCGCAATGTTATGTACCGCTGCAATCTTAACGGAAATGGGCTTTTTGTTATCCGTGGCCTGCTTCAGCGACCAGATCAGCTGGCGCAGGTCCTCAATGGAATAAATATCATGATGCGGAGCAGGTGAAATGGCGTCCGATCCCACCGGGATCATACGCGCATTGCTGACTTCCACATTCACCTTTTCACCGGGCAGATGGCCGCCGATCCCCGGCTTGGCCCCCTGGCCGATCTTAATTTCTACAAACTTAGAGTTATTCAAATAATCCTTATGCACACCGAAGCGGCCGGAGGCCACCTGTACCACGGCACAGTCGCCGTAAGACGCCAGGTCCGGGTGCAAACCGCCCTCACCGGTATTAAACAGCGTGCCCATATTCTTGGCAGCCATGGCCAGAGATTTTTGGGCATTCAGGCTGATGGAGCCAAAGCTCATGGCAGAGAACATAATGGGCGTCTCCAACATCACCTGCGGCGGCATTTTGGTCACGGACTTGCCCTTGCGCTCCACTTGCAGACGATCCGGTTTACGACCCAAAATGGTGCGGATTTCCATCGGCTCCCGCAAAGGGTCAATAGAGGGGTTGGTCACCTGGGAGGCATTAAGCAAAATTTTGTCCCAATAAATGGGATACGGCTGCGGGTTGCCCATAGCGGACAGCAGCACGCCGCCGGTATTTGCCTGGCGGCAGATCTCTTGCTGATAGCGCGGGGTCCAGTTGGCATTGTCCCGATAGTCGCACACATATTTTTCGATCCGAAGGGCGCCGGTGGGGCACAGATCCACGCACCGATGGCAGGCCACGCAATCCTGAGAATGGGACACCACGGTTTTGCCGTCCGGTCCAAAGCTATGGCACTCGTTGGAGCACTGACGCACACAGCAGCCGCAATCAATACAAAGTTCCCGATCCCGCACAATGGTGAACCGGCGGGGAATATAATTAATCATCGTCTTCCTCCTTTGCCAGTTCCAGTGGGATAAATACCGGCTCCGCACCGCTGACGGACCACACTTTTTCCGGGTGGGGGCAGATCACGCGAATGGCGGACTCCTCTGAAGCAAAATACGCCCGATTGCCCTTGGTAGCCGCAGTCAGGGATCGCAATTTCAGCCGGTCGTTGATGGCCAGCAGCCCCTTGTTGGAGCCAAGGATCACAGAGAACGGCCCGTTCACCAAGGCGCCATTATAGATCGAGCGCAGGTTGGTAAAATACTCTTTCCGCTCCGGGTCCATACGGTCAATCTCGTCCCACTCCGGGGCCGTAAGCACATCGGCTGCCACATCAATGGGCAGCTGATGGTGACGGATCAGGTGGTCAAACAGATAAGTAATCACTTCCGTATCCGTTTGCATGGTACACACATAGCCAAACTGCTCAATATACCGACGGTTAGCGTCATAGGACGAAATCTCGCCGTTATGCACCACAGACCAGTCCAGCAGATTAAAGGGGTGTGCCCCGCCCCACCAGCCGGGGGTGTTGGTAGGAAAGCGACCATGTGCTGTCCACAAATAGGCATCATACTGATTCAGCATGTAGAACTCGCCCACATCCTCCGGATAGCCCACAGCCTTAAAGCAGCCCATATTCTTGCCGCTGGAAAAAATAAAAGCGCCGTCGATCTCGTTGTTCACATGGATCACGCACTGGGCGGTATATTCGTCCTCGTCCAAACGGGCCTCTTTCATCCGCACCTTATTGGGCTTGGCAAAATACCGCCAAATGTCCGGTCCATTCTCTATGGACGCGATCTTCTTGGTGGGAATGCGCTCGGAAACATCCACATTAAAATGCTTGAACAAAAACTCCTCGCAAGCGCCTCGTGCCTGTACCGACTGGTAAAACACATGAAAGGCAATATCCGTCTTGTGATCGGGATAAATGCCATAGGCGGCAAAACCGCCGCCCAAGCCGTTGGAACGGTCGTGCATCAAGGCAATGGACTGGATAATCTCCGACCCATTGATCGGCTCACCCTTGCGGTCAATAATGGCGGCAATGGCGCAGCCGGAGGGAATGCGCACTTCGCCCTCTCGCAGCATATTCATCACTCCTGTATCTGTATTTCTTCAAAAAAAACCTATACTTTATTGTACAACACTGTCGATTACCCGTCAATGCGCCCACTATAAAAATCTACAACACAAAATCAGCATAATTATAGTGAATTTCACAAAGAATTGCGCTCTTCTCTGTGAATTACCGCTCACTTTTGGTTCTTTTGTACAAAAAAGCGGCTTTGCCACCGTATAATGGCAAAGCCGCGATAGGTAGGGACGATCAGTCGTCCGTACCCTGGAGAGCGTCATAGCCCCGTGCGCCGGTGCGCACCTTTACTGCGTCCTCCACATCATAAACAAAAATCTTACCATCACCGATATTACCGGTATATAGCGCCTCTCTGGCAGCGGCGATCACCGTTTCCACCGGCACGGCGGAGATCACCATTTCCAGCTTCATCTTGGGGTTCAGGTTCAGCTCCTCGATTTCCACACCGCGGTACTTACGCACATGACCCTTCTGGGTACCGCAGCCCATTACATTGGTCACGGTCATACCGGTAACGCCCACCGCGTTCATGGCGTCCTTCACCCGTTCCAGCTTGGCCGGGTTAAAGAGCATCACCACTTCGCTGAGCTTAGCGTCCGGTTTGGTGGTATAAGTCTCTACCGGAACAGCCTTTTCTACCGGTGCAGCCGGCAAGCCGCTTTCCGTTACCGGCACGGCAGCAAAGCCGCCGACGGGCATAAAGTCCGCATAGGCAGAGGGCAGGTTGTGCTCGGTGGCGTCCAGCCCCTTGATCTCTTCTTCCGCGCTGACCCGCAGGCCCACGGTCTTGTTCAGAATAAAGAAAGTGATGGTCAGGGTCACTGCCGCCCAACCGGCCACAGCCGCAAAACCGATTAACTGGGTACCCAGCAGGTGCAGCCCGCCGCCGTAGAACAGACCCGTATGGGTCAGGCCGGACACTGCATAGCCCGGTGCTTTGTCCGTGGCAAACAGGCCTACGGCCAGCGTGCCCCAAATACCGTTGGCCATGTGTACAGCCACAGCGCCTACCGGGTCGTCAATATGCAATTTCTTATCCAGCAGCTCCACAACCAGCACCACCAGAATACCGGCCACAGCGCCGATGATTCCGGAGCCCAAAGCGTCCGTTACATCACAGGAGGCGGTCACAGCCACCAGCCCGGCCAAAGAGCCGTTCAGGGACATGGACACATCCGGCTTGCCGTCCTTGATCCAAGTAAAGATCATGGTGGTGCAAGTGGCCACAGCCGGCGCTACGGTGGTGGTCACCAGGATAGACGCCAAAGTGGGTACATCGGTAGCCGCCGCGCCGTTAAAGCCGTACCAGGCAAACCACAGGATAAACACGCCCAGCGCGCCCAGAGTCAAGGAGTGACCGGGAATGGCTTTGGGTGTCTTTTTGCCGGTTTTTTCGTCCGTATGGTACTTACCGATCCGAGGACCGAGAAAGATGGCGCCGATCAGTGCTGCGATACCGCCCACCATGTGAATGGCGCAAGATCCGGCGTAGTCGTGGAAGCCCAGCTTTTGCAGCCAGCCGTTGCCGTCCACATTCCAGACCCAGCCTGCCTCGATGGGATACACCACAGCGGAGATCACTGCTGAGTAAATGCAGTAGGCAGAAAACTTGGTACGCTCTGCCATAGCGCCGGACACAATGGTGGCCGCCGTGGCACAGAACACCAGGTTAAATACAAAGTTGGACCAGTTGAAATCATTATAGTGGGTGAAAATGCCCAGGTTGGGCAGACCGATCACCCCGGCGATATAGTCCTGACCGCACATCAGTCCGTAGCCCAACAGAATGAACATCACCGTGCCGATACAAAAGTCCATCAGGTTTTTCATAATAATATTGCCGGCGTTCTTGGCTCTGGTAAAGCCGGTCTCTACCATAGCAAAGCCGCACTGCATAAAGAAAACCAGCACTGCGCCGATCAAAAACCACACGCCGAACAGCTCGCTGTTCACCGTTTCCATGATTGTTTCAAGCCCCATAAAATCCTCCTTTTCATCAAAAAAAGCTTAAAAATGGAAATAAAAAAAGAGCGCTCGAAAACAAAAGTTCGAGCACTCCATTGTGCTAAAGAATGCCGACACCGCGCCAATGGCCCGGCGCCGGCAAATGACCGACCCTGTCAAAAGACAGTGCCGACCGTAAGAGAGGGCAAAATCAATACAGTACCATGTACTTGTCGATCTCCCACTGAGAGACCTTGGTGCGGTACTCGTCCCATTCATTCTCCTTGCCTTCAATATAGTTATTGAACACATGGTCACCCAGGGTTTCCTTAATAAACGGATCTGCCTTAGCGGCTTCAATAGCCTCTTTCAGGCTGCCGGGCAGGCAATCAATGCCGGCGGCTTTCAACTCCTCGTCGGACAGACCGAACACATTGTAGTCAATGGGAGAAGCGGGGGTCATCTTATTCTTAATTCCGTCCAGACCGGCAGCCAGGCACAAAGCCATCTCCAAATAGGGGTTGCAGGTGGGATCCGGGCAGCGCAGTTCTACGCGAGTGCCCTTGCCGCGAGCGGCAGGAATACGCACCAGGCAGGAGCGGTTGGAAGCGGACCATACCAGGTAAGACGGTGCCTCATAGCCGGGTACCAAACGCTTGTAAGAGTTCACGGTGGGGTTGGAGAACGCTGCAATGCCGCGAATATGGGCCATAATACCTGCGATGAAATTATAAGCGGTCTCGGACAGGCCCATCTCGCCGTTGGGGTCATCAAAAGCGTTCTTGCCGTCCTTCAAATAATACAGGCTCATGTTGGTGTGCATACCGGAACCGTTGATACCATAAATGGGCTTGGGCATAAAGGTAGCGTGCAGGCCATGCTTGGCAGCGTAAGTCTTAACCACATGCTTAAAAGTCATTACACGGTCGGCACTGAGCATTACATCACCAAACTGGAAGTCGATCTCGTGCTGCCCCTCGGCCACTTCGTGGTGGGAAGCCTCAATGGTGTAGCCCATATCCTCCAGGGCCAGGCAAATATCCCGACGGCAGTTCTCGCCGTGGTCGATGGGGTTCAGGTCAAAGTAACCGCCCTCGTCGCCGGTCTCCAGGGTGGGGTTGCCGTTCTCGTCCAGCTTAAACAGGAAGAACTCGCACTCCGGGCCAACATTAAAGCCAAAGCCCATCTCGGCAGCCTCGTCCATCACCTTTTGCAGCACATTGCGGGGGTCACCCATGAAGGGGGTCTCATTATCGGATTTATATACGGAGCAGATCAGTCGAGCGGTCTGCGCATTCTGGTGCTTTCTCCAGGGGAAGATGGTCCAAGTGTCGTAATCCGGGTGCAGATACATATCGGACTCATCAATGCGAACAAAGCCGTCGATGGAAGAACCGTCAAACATACAGTCATTGTCCAGCGCCTTCTCCAGCTGGGACAGGGTGATGGCCACATTCTTCATAATGCCGAACATATCCGTAAACTGCAAGCGGATAAACTCTACATTATTTTCCTGTGCGCTTTTGATGATGTCTTCCTTTGTGTATTTACTCATAGCAAATACTCCTCTCTTAAGAAATGATAGATAGCACAGAATTTTCTTACTGCCAAAGGCAATAAAAAATGAGGGCGCTCCGCTATCAACGGA comes from Oscillospiraceae bacterium and encodes:
- a CDS encoding FAD-dependent oxidoreductase encodes the protein MKYVIIGASAAGLAAAEQIRKTDPAGAVTLLTRETDLPYSRPSISYYLKGLVRRGQMRLRTPAYYKEQKIEIVTDVEVTAIDRAKKAVKCGRKVYSYDKLCLCTGSVPFVPPMQNVSGKRNVCGFLTAADAQTVHDLASANTRAVVIGAGLIGMKAAEGLSKICKSVDVVELSGRVLPSILDEKSAKLVRRHLEHHGLRFHLGQTVTRAKCSGKTVQRVVLQNGKELPCDLLVVAVGVRPATALAEAAGLTVERGIITDPATMQTSDPDIYAAGDCAVSVDMLDGSKKILALWPNAVAQGRAAGSQMAGGDLTVGGTYAVNAIDFYGLRICTCGLINAKGDGYTDRVAAADDSYKRLVFRDGKLVGYVLINASENAGIYTSLISGGVPLEGLQGDLMDSPNLFWFPKETRITKLRGGVQL
- a CDS encoding 4Fe-4S dicluster domain-containing protein; amino-acid sequence: MKKVFAREELCVNCHLCEVYCKTAHSASGDVLTANKYENPAPISRVKVYGDRVASVAVNCRHCDDPACVKACITGAMHKDKKTGIVSVDPDKCIGCMTCLAVCPIGCIQPGNIAYKCDLCGGEEPACVKGCPNRALVWVEAGGAAK
- a CDS encoding glutamate synthase-related protein, yielding MINYIPRRFTIVRDRELCIDCGCCVRQCSNECHSFGPDGKTVVSHSQDCVACHRCVDLCPTGALRIEKYVCDYRDNANWTPRYQQEICRQANTGGVLLSAMGNPQPYPIYWDKILLNASQVTNPSIDPLREPMEIRTILGRKPDRLQVERKGKSVTKMPPQVMLETPIMFSAMSFGSISLNAQKSLAMAAKNMGTLFNTGEGGLHPDLASYGDCAVVQVASGRFGVHKDYLNNSKFVEIKIGQGAKPGIGGHLPGEKVNVEVSNARMIPVGSDAISPAPHHDIYSIEDLRQLIWSLKQATDNKKPISVKIAAVHNIAAIASGVARAGADIVVIDGFRGGTGAAPTRIRDNVGIPIELALAAADQRLRDEGIRSTVSLVAAGSFRCSSDVIKAIALGADAVYIASAPLIAMGCHMCQTCNTGKCNWGIATQRPDLTRRLNPEIAHQRVENLLSAWNHEMKEIMGGMGINSVDSLRGNRLMLRGIGLTDRELQILGIKHAGE
- a CDS encoding glutamine amidotransferase family protein, translating into MLREGEVRIPSGCAIAAIIDRKGEPINGSEIIQSIALMHDRSNGLGGGFAAYGIYPDHKTDIAFHVFYQSVQARGACEEFLFKHFNVDVSERIPTKKIASIENGPDIWRYFAKPNKVRMKEARLDEDEYTAQCVIHVNNEIDGAFIFSSGKNMGCFKAVGYPEDVGEFYMLNQYDAYLWTAHGRFPTNTPGWWGGAHPFNLLDWSVVHNGEISSYDANRRYIEQFGYVCTMQTDTEVITYLFDHLIRHHQLPIDVAADVLTAPEWDEIDRMDPERKEYFTNLRSIYNGALVNGPFSVILGSNKGLLAINDRLKLRSLTAATKGNRAYFASEESAIRVICPHPEKVWSVSGAEPVFIPLELAKEEDDD
- a CDS encoding ammonium transporter, with the protein product MGLETIMETVNSELFGVWFLIGAVLVFFMQCGFAMVETGFTRAKNAGNIIMKNLMDFCIGTVMFILLGYGLMCGQDYIAGVIGLPNLGIFTHYNDFNWSNFVFNLVFCATAATIVSGAMAERTKFSAYCIYSAVISAVVYPIEAGWVWNVDGNGWLQKLGFHDYAGSCAIHMVGGIAALIGAIFLGPRIGKYHTDEKTGKKTPKAIPGHSLTLGALGVFILWFAWYGFNGAAATDVPTLASILVTTTVAPAVATCTTMIFTWIKDGKPDVSMSLNGSLAGLVAVTASCDVTDALGSGIIGAVAGILVVLVVELLDKKLHIDDPVGAVAVHMANGIWGTLAVGLFATDKAPGYAVSGLTHTGLFYGGGLHLLGTQLIGFAAVAGWAAVTLTITFFILNKTVGLRVSAEEEIKGLDATEHNLPSAYADFMPVGGFAAVPVTESGLPAAPVEKAVPVETYTTKPDAKLSEVVMLFNPAKLERVKDAMNAVGVTGMTVTNVMGCGTQKGHVRKYRGVEIEELNLNPKMKLEMVISAVPVETVIAAAREALYTGNIGDGKIFVYDVEDAVKVRTGARGYDALQGTDD
- the glnA gene encoding type I glutamate--ammonia ligase; its protein translation is MSKYTKEDIIKSAQENNVEFIRLQFTDMFGIMKNVAITLSQLEKALDNDCMFDGSSIDGFVRIDESDMYLHPDYDTWTIFPWRKHQNAQTARLICSVYKSDNETPFMGDPRNVLQKVMDEAAEMGFGFNVGPECEFFLFKLDENGNPTLETGDEGGYFDLNPIDHGENCRRDICLALEDMGYTIEASHHEVAEGQHEIDFQFGDVMLSADRVMTFKHVVKTYAAKHGLHATFMPKPIYGINGSGMHTNMSLYYLKDGKNAFDDPNGEMGLSETAYNFIAGIMAHIRGIAAFSNPTVNSYKRLVPGYEAPSYLVWSASNRSCLVRIPAARGKGTRVELRCPDPTCNPYLEMALCLAAGLDGIKNKMTPASPIDYNVFGLSDEELKAAGIDCLPGSLKEAIEAAKADPFIKETLGDHVFNNYIEGKENEWDEYRTKVSQWEIDKYMVLY